One segment of Chrysemys picta bellii isolate R12L10 unplaced genomic scaffold, ASM1138683v2 scaf873, whole genome shotgun sequence DNA contains the following:
- the LOC135979444 gene encoding maestro heat-like repeat family member 5, which yields MDSFGDRDGVCVMEAMHKAGDIIYLLDGEGLGSISQDIAVSLRPFIDDERGSVRSAAILLLGKVVSRVKDPDKGMVQQEMINCLLPLLLHLEDQEERVTLVSATVLISL from the exons ATGGACTCGTTCGGTGACAGGGATGGAGTGTGTGTCATGGAGGCCATGCATAAAGCTGGAGACATCATCTACCTCCTCgacggggaggggcttggctccaTCTCCCAGGACATTGCAGTCAGCCTTCGCCCCTTCATTGATGAC gagaggggcagtgtgcGCTCCGCTGCCATTTTACTGCTTGGCAAGGTGGTGAGCAGGGTGAAGGACCCGGACAAAGGCATGGTGCAGCAGGAAATGATCAACTGcttgctcccgctgctgctgcatctcgaaGACCAGGAGGAGCGTGTGACACTGGTAAGTGCCACCGTCCTTATTTCCTTATAA